One genomic segment of Pedobacter endophyticus includes these proteins:
- a CDS encoding REP-associated tyrosine transposase, whose translation MSDQYKAYNPEGIYFLTFTIVDWVDIFTRMTYKEIVINSLKHCQQHKGLVLYAYCLMTNHIHLIASTSGEIKLFEIIRDFKKFTNRAIIDEINAGNESRKKWLLNKFEFAAKYLKRVENYKVWQDGYHAVELIEVNFTYQKLNYIHQNPVRTGIVSEAEHYIYSSASNYSSLGGVIEVELLDVY comes from the coding sequence ATGTCTGATCAATACAAAGCCTATAATCCAGAAGGAATCTATTTCCTAACATTCACCATCGTAGATTGGGTGGATATATTTACCAGGATGACTTACAAAGAAATCGTCATAAATTCATTAAAGCATTGTCAGCAACATAAGGGCCTGGTACTTTATGCCTATTGTTTAATGACAAATCACATCCACCTGATCGCTTCTACAAGTGGAGAGATCAAACTCTTTGAAATTATCCGCGATTTTAAGAAATTCACGAACAGAGCCATTATTGATGAAATCAATGCAGGCAATGAGAGTCGTAAAAAATGGCTGCTGAACAAGTTTGAATTCGCAGCCAAGTATCTTAAACGAGTAGAAAACTATAAAGTGTGGCAAGACGGCTACCATGCCGTTGAATTGATTGAGGTCAATTTTACTTATCAGAAACTAAACTATATCCATCAAAATCCGGTTAGGACAGGTATTGTATCAGAGGCTGAGCATTATATTTATAGTTCTGCATCAAACTACTCAAGTTTAGGCGGGGTTATTGAGGTAGAATTGTTGGACGTATATTGA
- a CDS encoding glycosyltransferase family 117 protein, which yields MNYSKVNNIIGWVCFLIATTTYILTLEPSASFWDCGEFIASAFRMQVVHQPGAPLFLMIQRFFSIFAAGDLTKIAYWMNVGSAVCSGATILFLFWTITALAKKTIIKAGEEISTSNLISIMGAGAVGALAYTFSDSFWFSAVESEVYAQSSLFTAIVFWAILKWEAHADEPRADRWLLFIAYIMGLSIGIHLLNLLTIPAIAFVYYFRKTGKATGTGIIKTLIVGILILAVIQYGIIQYLVSFGAYFDLFFVNTLGMGFGTGIIFFAILLIGALVWGIRYSIKHQKKLLNLGLISTVLIIFGYASFSMIVIRAKADPNLNNSAPKDAFSFLSYLNREQYGDRPLLFGPNYNSERTGLSEGKTLWRKGAEKYEVAGKKTDYEYNNNTLLPRMYSDDHAAFYKEWMRLDDSKNPNLVDNVGFLFSYQIGYMYMRYFMWNFVGRQNDEQGQGSGHEGTWISGVKPIDAMLRGPQDNLPPSTVDNNAYNRFFFLPLIIGIIGALWHFQRNQKDAGVVALLFFFTGIAIVLYLNQKPLEPRERDYAYVGSFYAFAIWIGLGVLGLKEWVFKKLTPTMGAIGATVIGLLAAPVIMAEQGWDDHDRSTKMVPHDIAYDYLQSCAPNAILFTYGDNDTYPLWYIQEVENVRPDVRIVNLSLFDTDWYINGLRQKQNESAPLPITMKPSQYVQGERDVMPYDDYKIAGAIELKNIVDLLLSPNDEDKVAMQDGTKSNFLPTKNLKITIDPQQVISTGTVPAADAAKITPVMDWTFNKGYVTKGTLAMFDILAHNNWKRPIYFASTVPSEQFNGLDKYLYSEGLALRLMPLKADTASGEEKTEQLNTPVLYNNVMNKFKWGNMKTATYLDPQSSDDTFIFTNILSNLTGSLIKEGKIAEAKKVVDKYYDVMPQRFFGIRTVVVKYYMAENLYKLGENARANEILTQSGDYINKELTYLADLSQAKGLTGSQSIQTGLYYLNRMINTSKAAGQDKVSNNLQKIFTGLESRLSMFFPQESPQ from the coding sequence ATGAATTATTCAAAAGTCAATAATATAATAGGCTGGGTCTGTTTTTTAATTGCCACAACAACTTACATTTTAACGCTTGAACCATCTGCCAGTTTCTGGGATTGTGGTGAGTTTATTGCATCGGCGTTTAGAATGCAGGTGGTTCACCAGCCCGGTGCGCCATTATTCTTAATGATTCAACGCTTCTTTTCAATCTTCGCTGCTGGCGATTTAACCAAAATTGCTTATTGGATGAACGTTGGCTCTGCTGTTTGTAGCGGTGCAACGATCTTGTTCTTATTTTGGACGATTACGGCATTGGCTAAAAAAACCATTATTAAAGCTGGCGAAGAAATTTCAACAAGCAACCTAATCAGCATTATGGGGGCGGGCGCAGTTGGTGCCTTGGCCTATACGTTTTCAGATAGTTTTTGGTTCTCTGCTGTAGAATCGGAGGTTTACGCACAATCATCGTTGTTTACCGCAATTGTATTTTGGGCCATCTTAAAATGGGAAGCACATGCCGATGAGCCACGTGCCGATCGCTGGTTGTTGTTTATCGCCTACATTATGGGGCTATCAATCGGTATTCACTTGTTAAACTTATTAACTATTCCTGCAATTGCATTCGTTTATTACTTCAGAAAGACGGGCAAAGCAACTGGAACAGGCATTATAAAAACATTAATTGTTGGGATCTTAATCCTGGCCGTAATTCAATATGGAATTATTCAATACCTGGTTTCATTTGGTGCTTACTTCGATTTATTCTTTGTAAATACACTGGGCATGGGTTTCGGTACGGGAATTATATTTTTCGCCATCTTGCTAATTGGAGCCTTGGTTTGGGGTATCAGATACTCAATTAAACACCAAAAGAAACTGTTAAATCTGGGCTTGATCTCTACTGTGCTCATCATTTTTGGCTATGCCTCCTTCTCGATGATCGTTATTAGAGCAAAAGCCGATCCCAACCTAAACAATAGTGCCCCAAAAGATGCTTTCTCTTTTTTAAGCTACCTTAACCGTGAGCAATATGGCGACAGGCCCTTGTTGTTCGGCCCGAATTATAATTCAGAAAGAACAGGCTTAAGCGAAGGTAAAACACTTTGGAGAAAAGGCGCTGAGAAATATGAGGTTGCAGGTAAAAAAACCGATTACGAATACAACAATAATACATTGTTGCCACGAATGTACAGCGACGACCATGCTGCTTTTTACAAAGAGTGGATGCGCCTGGACGATTCTAAAAATCCAAATCTCGTAGATAATGTGGGCTTTTTGTTCAGCTACCAAATTGGCTACATGTACATGCGTTATTTTATGTGGAACTTTGTTGGCCGCCAAAATGACGAACAAGGTCAGGGAAGCGGACATGAGGGCACCTGGATTAGCGGCGTGAAGCCAATAGATGCGATGTTGCGTGGTCCGCAAGATAATTTGCCGCCATCAACGGTTGATAACAATGCCTATAACCGATTCTTCTTCTTGCCATTAATTATCGGAATTATTGGTGCACTTTGGCACTTCCAACGCAATCAAAAAGATGCTGGTGTTGTAGCCTTGCTTTTCTTCTTTACGGGCATTGCCATTGTTTTATACCTAAACCAAAAGCCTTTAGAGCCTCGCGAGCGTGATTACGCGTATGTGGGATCGTTTTATGCGTTTGCCATTTGGATAGGGCTCGGCGTGCTGGGCCTAAAAGAATGGGTGTTCAAAAAACTTACCCCTACCATGGGGGCAATCGGCGCAACGGTGATCGGTTTGTTAGCTGCCCCCGTAATTATGGCCGAGCAAGGTTGGGATGATCACGATCGCTCGACCAAAATGGTTCCGCATGATATTGCTTACGATTATCTGCAATCCTGTGCACCGAATGCCATTCTGTTTACCTATGGCGATAACGATACTTATCCGCTTTGGTATATTCAGGAAGTAGAAAATGTTCGTCCTGATGTGCGTATTGTTAACCTCAGTTTGTTCGACACTGATTGGTACATCAACGGTTTGAGGCAGAAACAAAACGAGTCGGCACCGTTGCCAATTACCATGAAGCCATCGCAATATGTACAAGGTGAACGCGATGTAATGCCTTATGATGATTATAAAATTGCCGGCGCTATCGAACTTAAAAATATTGTAGACTTATTGTTATCGCCAAACGATGAGGACAAGGTTGCCATGCAGGACGGTACAAAATCGAACTTTTTACCAACTAAAAACCTGAAGATTACCATAGATCCTCAACAGGTAATTAGCACAGGAACGGTTCCTGCTGCCGATGCCGCGAAAATCACTCCGGTAATGGATTGGACTTTTAACAAGGGATATGTTACCAAAGGAACGTTGGCCATGTTCGATATTTTGGCTCACAACAACTGGAAACGTCCAATTTACTTTGCATCTACAGTGCCTTCTGAGCAATTTAATGGTTTAGATAAATACTTGTATAGCGAAGGATTGGCTTTACGCTTAATGCCACTGAAAGCAGATACTGCATCGGGTGAAGAAAAAACAGAACAGTTGAATACGCCAGTCCTATACAACAACGTAATGAACAAATTTAAATGGGGCAACATGAAAACGGCAACCTATTTAGATCCACAATCATCTGATGATACTTTTATCTTCACCAATATTTTGAGTAACCTAACAGGAAGCTTAATTAAAGAAGGTAAAATTGCTGAGGCTAAAAAAGTTGTAGATAAATATTATGATGTGATGCCTCAAAGGTTCTTCGGCATTCGTACCGTTGTTGTTAAATATTACATGGCAGAAAATCTTTATAAGCTCGGCGAAAATGCAAGAGCGAATGAAATATTAACGCAATCGGGAGATTACATTAATAAAGAGCTGACTTACCTAGCCGATTTATCGCAGGCTAAAGGTTTAACAGGATCGCAGAGCATTCAGACAGGTTTGTATTATTTAAATAGAATGATCAATACCAGTAAAGCCGCGGGACAAGACAAAGTGAGCAATAATCTGCAAAAGATTTTTACTGGCTTAGAAAGTCGCTTATCGATGTTCTTTCCGCAAGAAAGTCCGCAATAA
- a CDS encoding SusD/RagB family nutrient-binding outer membrane lipoprotein gives MKTINKLYVPLLLSGLALIASCTKDFEEINTDPVSVGQEQYNPNYLLSTAQLNYTGSIDFAYETWRGNLIYAATMMQGMSSVISYWAGDKYMLNEGYTAAYWEKAYPDQVKYVADLVEFTKDKPQYNNVHQMGRIWKALIFERLTDLYGDIPYFDAGKGYYTGNLYPKYDAQQAIYTDLLKEVDEAGNALSTGGDAVIGDLVYAGDIAKWKRFAASLMLRMAMRLTKADAALAQTYINKAAGKTMTDNADNAMFKHDANGGRVTQNRNAQVLLGDGGQENFYTRWSSTFINYLKTNNDPRLSKVAVTKLYLTDQTKGQNPGFVTTASVQKGMPNGKDLSGTAGRDVRQDPSYTDFTDYSSPNPGMLKRDGNTFILTYAETELLWAEAAQRFGIGGSAATHYNAGVTAAMTFLAQYDASMAVGTNDAGIYLAAHPYVAANGLEMIATQYWAHTITMLDFYETWSNWRRTGIPALVPIVYPNTNTGGSIPRRFPYPLVEGVSNAANYKAASAAVPGGDKLVGKVWWDK, from the coding sequence ATGAAAACGATTAACAAATTATACGTACCACTTTTATTATCCGGGTTAGCACTGATAGCAAGTTGTACAAAAGATTTTGAAGAAATAAATACCGATCCTGTTTCTGTAGGTCAGGAACAATACAACCCAAATTACCTTTTATCTACCGCTCAGTTAAATTACACCGGGAGTATAGATTTCGCCTACGAAACCTGGCGTGGTAATTTAATTTATGCAGCTACAATGATGCAGGGAATGTCGTCGGTAATTAGTTATTGGGCCGGAGATAAATATATGCTCAACGAGGGTTATACTGCTGCTTATTGGGAAAAAGCCTATCCAGATCAGGTAAAATATGTTGCCGATTTGGTAGAGTTTACAAAAGATAAGCCACAATATAACAACGTGCATCAAATGGGCAGAATCTGGAAAGCACTCATTTTTGAGCGTCTTACCGATTTATATGGCGATATACCTTATTTCGATGCCGGAAAAGGTTATTATACCGGTAATCTCTATCCAAAATACGATGCACAACAGGCCATTTATACCGATTTACTGAAAGAGGTAGATGAGGCCGGAAACGCACTCAGCACAGGCGGCGATGCCGTAATCGGCGATCTTGTTTATGCTGGCGACATTGCGAAATGGAAGCGTTTTGCCGCAAGCTTAATGTTACGCATGGCGATGCGCTTAACCAAAGCCGATGCTGCATTGGCGCAGACCTACATTAACAAAGCCGCAGGGAAAACCATGACGGATAATGCCGACAATGCCATGTTTAAGCACGATGCGAATGGCGGTAGGGTTACCCAAAACAGAAATGCACAGGTTTTGTTGGGCGATGGTGGACAGGAGAATTTTTACACCCGGTGGAGCAGTACCTTCATCAACTATTTAAAAACCAATAACGACCCACGCTTGAGTAAGGTTGCGGTAACCAAATTGTATTTAACAGACCAAACGAAAGGGCAAAACCCCGGTTTTGTTACCACTGCATCGGTACAAAAAGGCATGCCCAACGGGAAGGATTTGAGTGGTACAGCAGGTAGAGATGTTCGCCAGGATCCGTCTTACACCGATTTTACCGATTACTCTTCGCCAAATCCGGGCATGTTGAAACGCGATGGAAATACCTTCATTTTAACCTACGCCGAAACCGAATTGCTTTGGGCCGAGGCGGCGCAACGCTTTGGTATTGGCGGCTCTGCAGCTACCCATTACAACGCCGGGGTAACTGCGGCAATGACATTCCTTGCGCAATACGATGCAAGCATGGCGGTTGGTACAAACGATGCAGGAATCTATTTGGCAGCGCACCCTTATGTAGCAGCAAATGGCCTGGAGATGATTGCAACGCAATACTGGGCGCACACCATTACCATGCTCGATTTTTACGAAACCTGGTCTAATTGGCGCAGAACGGGCATTCCGGCACTGGTTCCAATTGTATATCCAAATACCAACACCGGCGGATCTATTCCACGCAGATTCCCGTATCCACTTGTAGAGGGCGTTTCGAACGCTGCAAACTATAAGGCAGCCTCGGCGGCGGTCCCCGGTGGCGATAAATTAGTTGGAAAAGTATGGTGGGATAAATAA
- a CDS encoding SPFH domain-containing protein — protein MEYQDATKKTLYKKLIRLIAGMVILLIVIAVQPFTYENIDAGNVGIKINLYGSDRGVDNITIVTGRVWYNTWTTKIVEFPTFTQSVDYEPFVVTTKDAAEFKVDPKLNYHVNSTMVPQIYRQYRKPLAEIEQQFMRNTIYDAYRIVANSFSSDSVMSNRERFEDRIQMILTKNLSKDGFIYDQLTSAITPPESLRQMIDEKNASIQARLKAENQAKQADAEAKVKVATATGEAQALLVRAKAESEANRLRQQSLTPLLVQQQWIQKWDGKLPTTQAGGNASFMLPVK, from the coding sequence ATGGAATATCAAGACGCTACGAAAAAAACACTGTATAAAAAATTAATCAGACTTATTGCCGGTATGGTAATACTGCTCATTGTAATTGCAGTTCAACCTTTTACTTACGAAAATATTGATGCCGGTAATGTGGGCATCAAAATAAACCTTTATGGCTCCGATCGTGGTGTAGATAACATTACTATTGTTACCGGCCGGGTGTGGTATAATACCTGGACAACCAAAATTGTTGAGTTTCCTACTTTTACACAATCGGTAGATTATGAGCCTTTTGTAGTAACCACCAAAGATGCCGCCGAGTTTAAGGTCGATCCTAAATTGAATTACCATGTAAATTCGACTATGGTTCCTCAAATTTACAGACAATACCGCAAGCCGCTGGCAGAAATCGAACAACAGTTTATGCGTAATACCATTTATGATGCCTACCGTATCGTGGCCAACTCTTTCAGTTCAGATTCGGTGATGAGTAACCGCGAGCGTTTTGAAGATCGCATTCAAATGATCTTAACCAAAAACCTGAGTAAAGACGGCTTTATTTACGATCAGCTAACATCTGCAATTACGCCTCCAGAAAGCTTACGACAAATGATTGACGAAAAAAATGCATCCATACAGGCAAGATTGAAAGCAGAAAATCAGGCCAAACAAGCAGATGCGGAAGCGAAGGTTAAAGTGGCTACAGCAACCGGCGAAGCACAGGCCTTACTGGTAAGGGCAAAAGCAGAATCGGAGGCCAATCGCTTAAGGCAACAATCGCTAACGCCATTATTGGTGCAGCAACAATGGATACAGAAATGGGATGGTAAATTGCCAACTACGCAAGCTGGTGGCAATGCAAGCTTCATGCTCCCGGTAAAGTAA
- a CDS encoding protein O-mannosyl-transferase family: MTYSKINTLVGWICFSIAITTYVLTLDQSVSFWDCGEFIASAFRLQVVHQPGAPIVSMVQRLFSTFAFGNKTMVAYFINLSSALASAGTILFLFWTITALAKKTIVKPGEAINRSKTIGIIGAGLVGALAYAFSDSFWFSAVEAEVYALSSLFSAVLFWAALKWESQAKEPRADRWLLFIAYLLGLSIGVHLLNLLVIPAIIFVYFFKKTNNPNWKDIVKVFLLSILALAIVQFGIIQYLIAFAASFDYFFVNNLGLSFGSGILVYAILIVGGLVYGIRYSILNNKRALNLILLSVSLIIFGYSSFALLIIRAEAKPNLNNYNVDNVYSFLRYVGRDQYGDRPLVYGQNYNSEKIDIKVTGRIYRKGKDKYESAGTRSEYVFGDKTLAPRMYSDKAEHVRFYKNYMGFDDQHKPTLVDNLKYLFSFQAGQMYMRYFMWNFVGRRDNEDGQLGGRDGEWLSGIKPIDALRLGSQHNLPPSITENKAYNRFFFLPLIIGLIGAVWHFKRNQKDAGVIGLLFVFTGVAIVVYLNSVPIEPRERDYADVGSFYAFAIWIGLGVFGLKEWVFKKLTPAKAGIFASMAALIAAPVLMVSQGWDDHDRSDSYVAHDMSVNYLKSCAPNAILFTYGDNDTYPVWYAQEVENIRPDVRVVNLSLFTADWYIDGMKKKQNESAPLPISMKPEQYVEGVRDIMYYQDYKIAQYIELKEIMDVLLSDNDADKVAMTDGSKYNVLPTKNLKITVNPKQVLDTGTVPKEDAGKIADTMEWTYNSDYVTKGTLALFDILTHNDWKRPIYFTGAMPDAQYVGLNKYLYTEGLNRRLLPLKPDMSITEDYDRVNVKPMYNNLVNVYGYGNIKYANHLDRQSADDVTYFSNLFNGLLTGLIREGKIEEAKQVTQKYFDVIPNKFYTMRQVMTTFYFTENLYRLNDLNRANAMINKTAAYVNKELNYLTEVSESEKQLVSEQNIRFYLTFLGQMAKLTKDFDQTEMSKKLEQQYNTFIDRLTPLASS, from the coding sequence ATGACTTATTCAAAAATCAATACCCTTGTTGGCTGGATATGCTTTTCCATTGCAATAACCACCTATGTTTTAACTTTAGATCAATCTGTTAGTTTTTGGGATTGCGGTGAGTTTATCGCCTCTGCATTTCGCCTCCAGGTGGTGCATCAACCTGGCGCACCAATTGTTTCGATGGTGCAAAGGCTGTTTTCGACTTTCGCATTCGGAAATAAGACTATGGTGGCCTATTTCATCAACTTGTCGTCGGCGCTGGCAAGTGCAGGGACTATTTTGTTTCTGTTCTGGACGATTACCGCATTGGCAAAGAAAACCATTGTAAAGCCCGGCGAAGCAATAAACCGTTCAAAAACCATCGGCATCATTGGCGCTGGCTTAGTTGGCGCTTTGGCGTATGCTTTTTCTGATAGCTTTTGGTTTTCGGCTGTCGAGGCCGAGGTTTACGCCCTGTCATCGCTCTTTAGCGCAGTATTATTTTGGGCGGCCTTAAAATGGGAATCGCAGGCAAAGGAGCCCCGGGCCGATAGGTGGTTGCTTTTTATCGCCTATTTGCTAGGCTTATCAATCGGCGTACACTTACTAAACCTGTTGGTTATACCGGCAATAATTTTTGTTTACTTTTTCAAGAAAACGAACAACCCAAATTGGAAAGACATTGTTAAGGTTTTTCTTTTATCGATTTTGGCACTGGCTATCGTTCAGTTTGGCATTATACAATACCTCATCGCGTTTGCGGCAAGCTTCGATTATTTCTTCGTAAACAACCTTGGCCTTTCTTTTGGATCGGGAATTTTAGTTTACGCCATCTTAATTGTCGGCGGGTTAGTATACGGCATCCGTTATTCTATACTGAACAACAAGCGGGCGTTGAACCTGATCCTGCTATCGGTTTCGCTCATTATTTTTGGATACAGTTCTTTTGCCCTGCTCATTATCAGGGCTGAGGCTAAACCAAACCTCAATAATTACAATGTAGATAATGTTTATTCATTTTTAAGATATGTTGGTAGAGACCAGTATGGCGACAGGCCTTTGGTATATGGTCAAAACTACAATTCGGAAAAAATTGATATTAAAGTCACCGGCCGAATTTATCGTAAAGGAAAAGACAAATACGAATCGGCGGGGACCAGATCTGAATACGTTTTCGGCGACAAAACTCTTGCTCCGAGAATGTACAGCGACAAGGCAGAGCATGTTCGCTTTTATAAAAACTATATGGGTTTCGACGATCAGCATAAACCTACCTTAGTAGATAACCTTAAATACCTGTTCTCATTTCAGGCGGGGCAGATGTACATGCGTTATTTTATGTGGAACTTTGTTGGCCGACGGGATAATGAAGATGGCCAACTTGGTGGCCGCGATGGGGAATGGCTTAGTGGCATTAAACCAATTGATGCCTTGCGACTCGGTAGTCAGCATAACCTTCCGCCATCGATTACCGAAAATAAAGCTTATAACCGTTTTTTCTTTTTGCCCTTAATTATCGGTCTGATTGGTGCGGTATGGCATTTTAAACGCAACCAAAAAGATGCGGGCGTTATTGGTTTGCTGTTCGTTTTTACAGGCGTTGCAATAGTGGTTTACCTCAACTCGGTGCCGATAGAGCCGCGAGAAAGAGATTATGCTGATGTAGGTTCGTTTTATGCTTTTGCCATCTGGATCGGGCTTGGTGTTTTTGGCCTAAAGGAGTGGGTTTTTAAAAAATTAACGCCGGCAAAAGCTGGAATTTTCGCTTCGATGGCGGCTTTAATTGCCGCTCCGGTGCTTATGGTGAGTCAGGGATGGGACGATCATGACCGCTCTGATAGTTATGTAGCGCACGATATGTCGGTAAACTATTTAAAATCGTGTGCGCCAAATGCCATTCTTTTCACCTATGGCGATAACGATACTTATCCGGTTTGGTATGCACAAGAGGTAGAAAATATCCGTCCGGATGTTAGGGTTGTAAACCTAAGCTTGTTCACCGCCGATTGGTACATTGATGGGATGAAGAAAAAACAAAACGAATCGGCTCCCCTACCCATCTCTATGAAACCCGAACAATATGTAGAGGGGGTACGGGATATCATGTATTATCAGGATTATAAAATCGCTCAATATATCGAGCTAAAGGAGATTATGGACGTGCTTCTTTCTGATAACGATGCTGATAAAGTAGCAATGACGGACGGTTCAAAGTACAATGTGCTTCCTACCAAAAACTTAAAGATTACCGTAAATCCGAAACAGGTTTTGGATACTGGCACGGTACCAAAAGAAGATGCCGGTAAAATTGCAGACACGATGGAATGGACATACAACAGTGATTATGTTACCAAAGGAACGTTGGCCTTGTTCGATATTTTAACTCATAACGACTGGAAAAGGCCGATTTATTTTACCGGTGCCATGCCTGATGCGCAGTATGTAGGCTTAAACAAATATTTATACACCGAAGGGCTGAACAGAAGATTGCTGCCGCTGAAACCTGATATGAGTATTACTGAAGATTACGATCGTGTTAACGTGAAACCAATGTACAACAACCTGGTTAATGTTTACGGTTACGGAAACATCAAATACGCCAACCATCTGGACAGGCAATCGGCCGATGATGTGACTTATTTTTCGAATCTGTTCAACGGGTTGTTAACCGGCCTGATTAGGGAAGGAAAAATTGAGGAAGCTAAACAAGTGACACAAAAGTATTTCGATGTAATCCCCAACAAATTTTACACCATGCGCCAGGTAATGACCACTTTTTACTTTACCGAAAATCTGTACCGCTTAAACGATCTAAACAGGGCAAACGCAATGATTAATAAAACCGCAGCCTACGTTAACAAGGAACTGAACTATTTAACCGAAGTTTCGGAAAGTGAAAAGCAGCTAGTATCTGAACAGAACATTCGCTTTTACTTGACGTTTCTCGGGCAGATGGCAAAATTGACCAAAGATTTCGATCAGACAGAGATGAGTAAAAAATTAGAACAGCAATACAACACTTTTATCGATCGATTGACACCATTGGCGAGTAGTTGA
- a CDS encoding acetyl-CoA carboxylase carboxyltransferase subunit alpha → MQQIKTSFDFEKPIADLVQQIEKVKQVAEKTKVDMSATLDELDGKLNETTNTLYKNLTGWNKVQMSRHPDRPQTLDYISMICDDFIELHGDRTVKDDKAIIGGFATINGQTVMIIGHQKGKNTKERQFRNFGMANPEGYRKALRLMRLAEKFNKPVISFIDTMGAYPGLEAEERGQGEAIARNLLEMSVLRVPIICIVVGEGASGGALGIGIGDKVYMLEHTWYSVISPESCSSILWRSWDFKEKAAECLKLTSDDMFGNKLIDGIIPEPLGGAHQDPELMGRTLKEYIVKDLATLGKIKTDKMIEQRIEKFGEMGVVNE, encoded by the coding sequence ATGCAGCAAATAAAAACATCATTCGATTTTGAGAAACCCATTGCCGACCTGGTTCAGCAAATAGAAAAGGTTAAACAAGTTGCCGAAAAAACAAAGGTAGATATGTCTGCCACGTTAGACGAGCTTGATGGCAAATTAAATGAAACCACAAACACCTTATATAAAAACTTAACCGGTTGGAACAAGGTTCAAATGAGCCGCCATCCTGATCGCCCGCAAACACTCGATTATATTAGCATGATTTGCGACGATTTTATCGAGCTTCATGGCGATAGAACGGTTAAAGATGACAAGGCAATTATTGGGGGATTTGCTACCATAAATGGTCAAACGGTTATGATAATTGGGCACCAAAAAGGCAAAAATACAAAAGAGCGTCAGTTTCGTAATTTCGGTATGGCAAACCCCGAAGGCTACCGCAAGGCGCTACGTTTGATGCGCCTGGCCGAAAAATTTAATAAGCCCGTTATTTCGTTTATCGATACCATGGGTGCTTACCCAGGTTTAGAAGCCGAAGAACGCGGACAAGGCGAGGCCATTGCCAGAAACTTGCTCGAAATGTCGGTGCTGCGTGTACCAATTATCTGTATTGTTGTTGGCGAGGGTGCTTCGGGCGGTGCTTTGGGCATCGGAATCGGAGATAAAGTTTACATGTTAGAACATACCTGGTATTCGGTGATCTCTCCCGAATCTTGCTCATCAATTTTGTGGAGGAGCTGGGATTTTAAAGAAAAGGCGGCAGAGTGTTTGAAACTAACTTCCGACGATATGTTCGGCAACAAGCTAATTGATGGGATAATCCCTGAACCGCTTGGCGGAGCACACCAAGATCCAGAATTAATGGGCAGGACCTTAAAAGAGTATATTGTGAAAGATTTAGCTACCTTAGGGAAGATTAAAACTGATAAAATGATTGAACAGCGAATTGAAAAATTCGGTGAAATGGGTGTTGTGAACGAATAA